In Deltaproteobacteria bacterium, one DNA window encodes the following:
- the rpsH gene encoding 30S ribosomal protein S8 — protein sequence MDTIGQFLTSIRNAGSARLEKVDMPSSNMRFGIAKILQEEGYIKSFKIAKDSKQGIMRIYLKYDDMGKHIINKIQRVSTPGRRYYSKSTDIPNVRSGYGISILSTNKGVLSSKKAKQYKLGGEILCEVW from the coding sequence ATGGATACAATTGGACAGTTTTTAACAAGTATTAGAAATGCGGGTTCAGCTCGATTGGAAAAAGTGGATATGCCATCATCAAATATGAGATTTGGTATAGCTAAGATTTTGCAAGAAGAAGGTTATATCAAATCTTTCAAAATTGCTAAGGATTCGAAACAGGGAATCATGAGAATTTATTTGAAGTATGATGATATGGGTAAACATATAATTAATAAAATTCAGAGAGTGAGCACTCCTGGAAGACGATATTATTCTAAATCTACAGATATTCCTAATGTAAGATCTGGGTATGGAATTAGTATTTTAAGTACAAATAAGGGTGTATTATCTAGTAAAAAAGCGAAACAATATAAATTAGGCGGAGAGATTCTCTGCGAAGTTTGGTAA
- the rpsN gene encoding 30S ribosomal protein S14 has translation MARLSSVVKNNKKKNTAIRYYKHREDLKEKSLNLKLSLEERMEYRLKLNKLPRNTSLSRHKTRCELTGRPRGNYRKFGLCRLEFRRLALDGKIPGVTKASW, from the coding sequence ATGGCAAGATTATCATCAGTTGTAAAAAATAACAAAAAGAAGAATACGGCTATAAGATATTATAAGCATAGGGAAGATCTAAAGGAGAAGTCTTTAAATTTAAAACTCTCCTTAGAGGAAAGAATGGAATATAGATTAAAACTAAATAAGCTACCAAGAAATACTTCTTTGTCTAGACATAAAACTAGATGTGAGTTGACAGGGCGACCTAGGGGAAATTATAGAAAATTTGGGTTGTGTCGTTTAGAGTTTAGAAGACTAGCTCTTGATGGCAAAATTCCAGGCGTAACAAAGGCAAGTTGGTAA